A single genomic interval of Chitinophaga sp. 180180018-3 harbors:
- the mqnC gene encoding cyclic dehypoxanthinyl futalosine synthase, translating to MKLQDLYKKAQDFGFLTAEEGVYMFEHAPLTELMEIANELRKQQVPHGKVTWQIDRNVNTTNVCIANCKFCNFYRIPGHKEAYITPIEEYRKKIDETLRYGGDQLLLQGGHHPDLGLSFYVDLFKQLKQLYPELRLHTLGPPEVAHITKLEKSTHIEVLKALKEAGMDSLPGAGAEILNDRVRRLISKGKCGAQEWLDIMRAAHKLNIASSATMMFGHVETVLERFEHLVDIRQVQSEKPEGHYGFTAFIPWTFQDVDTLLARIRGVHNMTSAEEYIRMIAMSRIMLPNVKNIQASWLTVGKQVAQLCLHAGANDFGSIMIEENVVSAAGAPHRFTYRSMQEAIREAGFEPQLRNQLYTFRELPEAIEEQVINY from the coding sequence AATAGCGAATGAATTAAGGAAGCAGCAGGTGCCACATGGTAAGGTTACCTGGCAGATAGACAGGAATGTGAACACCACCAATGTGTGCATTGCCAACTGTAAGTTCTGTAACTTCTACCGCATTCCTGGTCATAAAGAAGCCTATATTACGCCGATTGAGGAGTATAGGAAGAAAATCGATGAAACGCTCAGGTATGGCGGCGACCAGTTGCTGCTGCAGGGAGGCCATCACCCGGACCTGGGGCTCAGTTTTTATGTAGATCTTTTTAAACAGCTGAAGCAGTTATATCCTGAATTGAGGCTGCATACCTTAGGGCCGCCGGAAGTAGCCCATATTACCAAACTGGAGAAAAGTACGCATATAGAAGTGCTGAAAGCACTGAAAGAAGCCGGGATGGACAGCTTGCCAGGTGCGGGCGCGGAAATCCTGAACGACCGGGTGCGCCGGTTGATCTCAAAAGGAAAATGCGGAGCACAGGAATGGCTGGATATCATGCGTGCGGCACATAAGCTCAATATTGCTTCTTCTGCCACGATGATGTTCGGACATGTGGAAACGGTGCTGGAACGTTTTGAACACCTGGTCGACATCAGGCAGGTACAAAGTGAGAAGCCGGAAGGACATTATGGATTTACGGCATTCATCCCCTGGACATTCCAGGACGTAGATACGCTTTTGGCAAGGATCCGCGGAGTGCACAACATGACCTCTGCAGAAGAATATATCCGTATGATTGCAATGAGCCGTATCATGCTGCCTAATGTCAAAAACATACAGGCGTCCTGGTTAACTGTAGGTAAACAGGTGGCACAACTTTGTTTACACGCCGGAGCCAATGATTTCGGATCTATCATGATCGAGGAAAATGTGGTAAGCGCCGCAGGTGCGCCTCACCGCTTTACATACCGGTCTATGCAGGAAGCCATTCGTGAAGCCGGATTTGAGCCACAGCTGCGCAATCAGCTGTATACTTTCCGGGAACTTCCTGAAGCGATCGAAGAACAGGTAATAAATTATTAG
- a CDS encoding GNAT family protein, which produces MFEIFVNENIYLRQLQVQDAPLVYKQLDVSRKSLRKFLPWVDYNTNEEHSLRFIELMLRKAEEQDAIALGIWYQQQFCGVIDLHGWDHQLQKAEIGYWIGESFQGKGIVTSACKSLISFVFRKLHLNKIEIRFVLQNERSGQIPIKLGFAKEGILRHSAKLHGQYVDMVVMGILRQDWKY; this is translated from the coding sequence ATGTTCGAAATCTTCGTTAATGAAAACATATACCTGCGGCAACTACAGGTGCAGGATGCCCCTCTGGTATATAAGCAACTGGATGTATCCCGAAAGAGTCTGCGTAAATTCTTACCCTGGGTAGATTATAACACAAATGAAGAGCATTCGCTCCGTTTTATAGAACTGATGCTCCGTAAAGCAGAAGAGCAGGATGCTATTGCGCTGGGCATATGGTATCAGCAGCAGTTCTGCGGAGTGATAGATCTGCACGGCTGGGACCATCAGTTACAAAAGGCAGAAATAGGTTACTGGATAGGAGAATCCTTCCAGGGGAAAGGCATTGTTACCAGCGCCTGCAAAAGCTTAATATCCTTTGTATTCAGAAAGCTTCACCTGAACAAGATCGAGATACGGTTCGTTTTACAGAATGAGCGGAGTGGCCAGATACCCATCAAGCTGGGATTTGCGAAAGAAGGTATCCTTCGCCACAGTGCCAAGCTGCATGGGCAGTATGTAGACATGGTGGTGATGGGTATCCTGCGGCAGGACTGGAAATATTAA
- a CDS encoding amino acid permease has product MAQYYKKPLSWLLNESASENKNTLKRSLNGFQLLMLGLGVIIGAGLFSLTGPAAANNAGPAVTLSFIIAGIGCAFAGLCYAEFASMIPVAGSAYTYAYTTMGEQLAWIIGWDLVLEFSVGAATVAISWSNYLVTFLSAYNINIPPQYTHSPFETFVLANGATGQGYFNLPAALIIILMSAILMRGSKGSALWNAVVVSLKVGVVLVFIALGWKYIQPANLTPYIPQNTGKFGEFGISGILRGAGVIFFVYLGFDIVSTAAQETRNPRRNMPIGILGSLAVCTILFMLFSYVMTGLAPYQEFKQSAAPVAIAISHTPYKWLGQMIVLAIVVGYTSVILVDLWGQSRVFYSMSKDGLLPKIFSDVHPRYRTPWKSNILFCIFVSLFAALVPIRVVGEMTSIGTLLAFVIVCAGVWIMRHTMPDAPRAFKTPWVPFVPIMGILSCVVMMVFLPWDTWLRLIIWMALGMIVYYTYGRKNSKVRLSQAAEEKKAA; this is encoded by the coding sequence ATGGCGCAATACTACAAAAAACCACTGTCATGGCTGCTCAATGAATCAGCCAGTGAAAACAAGAATACATTAAAGCGTTCGCTGAATGGTTTTCAGCTGTTGATGCTGGGTCTGGGGGTTATTATCGGGGCCGGGTTATTCTCCCTTACGGGGCCGGCTGCCGCCAATAACGCCGGCCCGGCAGTAACGCTTTCCTTTATAATAGCCGGTATAGGCTGTGCATTTGCCGGACTTTGCTATGCTGAATTTGCTTCTATGATCCCCGTGGCCGGTAGTGCCTATACCTACGCATATACTACCATGGGAGAACAGCTGGCCTGGATCATTGGCTGGGATCTGGTACTGGAATTTTCCGTGGGAGCTGCCACAGTGGCTATCAGTTGGTCGAACTACCTGGTTACTTTTCTGTCTGCCTATAACATTAATATTCCGCCTCAGTATACTCATTCCCCTTTCGAAACCTTCGTGCTGGCAAATGGCGCCACAGGCCAGGGTTACTTCAACCTGCCGGCAGCCCTGATCATCATTCTGATGTCGGCTATCCTTATGCGGGGCAGCAAAGGATCGGCTTTGTGGAATGCGGTAGTGGTGTCTCTGAAAGTAGGCGTTGTTCTCGTTTTTATAGCCCTGGGCTGGAAGTATATACAGCCGGCCAACCTAACCCCTTATATCCCTCAAAACACCGGCAAATTCGGCGAATTTGGCATTTCCGGAATACTTAGGGGCGCAGGGGTTATTTTCTTCGTTTATCTCGGATTCGATATCGTGAGTACAGCTGCCCAGGAAACCCGCAATCCCAGACGTAATATGCCCATTGGTATACTCGGATCCCTGGCGGTTTGCACCATCCTCTTCATGCTATTCTCCTATGTAATGACAGGACTGGCTCCCTACCAGGAGTTCAAACAAAGCGCGGCTCCCGTGGCCATTGCCATCTCCCACACTCCTTACAAATGGTTAGGACAAATGATCGTACTGGCCATTGTAGTAGGTTATACATCCGTTATCCTTGTAGATTTGTGGGGACAATCGAGGGTGTTTTATTCGATGTCTAAAGATGGATTGCTCCCTAAAATATTTTCAGATGTGCATCCCCGTTACCGCACTCCCTGGAAATCAAATATCCTTTTCTGCATTTTCGTGAGCCTTTTTGCGGCCCTTGTACCAATAAGGGTGGTAGGGGAAATGACCAGTATCGGAACATTGCTGGCGTTTGTAATTGTTTGCGCCGGCGTGTGGATCATGCGTCATACCATGCCTGATGCGCCCCGCGCCTTTAAAACGCCCTGGGTTCCTTTCGTTCCCATTATGGGCATTCTTTCCTGCGTAGTCATGATGGTGTTCCTGCCCTGGGATACCTGGCTACGGCTCATCATCTGGATGGCGCTGGGCATGATTGTCTACTACACTTACGGCCGGAAAAACAGTAAGGTACGCCTGTCGCAGGCGGCTGAAGAGAAGAAGGCGGCTTAA
- a CDS encoding TIM barrel protein produces MIKKVAAMAFASTSLASLTSRVAAHDKAVDEKLKGKINHSVCAWCYNIPLDDLCTAAKQIGIGSIDLVDPRDFSILKKHDMITAMVASNGPEWGITKGFNTIAHHDQLEEYFKHYIDETAKAGFTNLICFSGNRNGMSDQEGLENCTKGLKRLMGYAEKKKITLVMELLNSKVDHHDYQCDHTAWGVELCKSVGSPNFKLLYDIYHMQIMEGDVIRNIRDHHDYIAHYHTGGVPGRHEIDETQELYYPAIMKAIYETGFKGHVAQEFIPAHKDQIASLRQAINICDVA; encoded by the coding sequence ATGATAAAAAAAGTAGCCGCTATGGCCTTCGCATCCACCTCGTTAGCTTCTCTCACTTCGAGGGTTGCTGCCCACGACAAGGCGGTCGACGAAAAACTAAAGGGTAAGATCAACCACTCTGTTTGTGCCTGGTGTTACAATATTCCACTGGATGACCTTTGTACCGCTGCGAAACAGATCGGTATCGGGTCCATCGACCTGGTAGATCCCAGGGATTTCAGCATTCTGAAAAAGCATGACATGATCACCGCCATGGTGGCTAGTAATGGCCCGGAATGGGGGATTACCAAAGGATTTAATACCATTGCCCACCACGATCAACTGGAAGAATATTTCAAACACTATATCGATGAAACTGCGAAAGCCGGTTTCACCAATCTCATCTGCTTTTCCGGCAACCGCAATGGCATGAGCGATCAGGAAGGCCTGGAAAACTGTACCAAAGGACTGAAACGCCTTATGGGCTATGCAGAAAAGAAAAAAATAACCCTGGTAATGGAACTGCTGAACAGCAAAGTTGATCACCACGACTATCAGTGCGACCATACCGCCTGGGGGGTAGAACTCTGTAAATCAGTAGGCTCTCCAAATTTTAAGTTGCTGTATGATATTTACCATATGCAGATAATGGAAGGAGATGTAATCCGCAATATCCGTGACCATCACGATTATATCGCCCATTATCACACAGGAGGAGTTCCCGGCCGGCATGAAATCGATGAAACCCAGGAGCTGTACTATCCCGCTATCATGAAAGCGATATATGAAACAGGCTTTAAAGGTCATGTGGCTCAGGAGTTTATACCTGCTCACAAAGACCAGATAGCCTCACTCAGACAGGCTATAAATATCTGCGACGTTGCTTAA
- a CDS encoding outer membrane beta-barrel protein codes for MKKLLQVLLILGLGLLHAQAQAQQGKIKGQLTDSTTKEPLPAATVVLLYAKDSSVITTTLTDNKGNFELNNISDGGYRLYVTFLGYKAINKRLQISPDHNQVSMGNIAMAQKGVTLGTVEILDEKPPIVVKKDTLEFNADAFKTRENAVVEDLLKKIPGVTVDKDGAITAQGETVTKVFVDGKPFFGSDPKMATKNLPANIIDKVQVIDRKSDQAQFTQIDDGQTEKTINITIKKDKKKGMFGRATAGYGTDDRFGLSMSLNRFRENQQLSLLGGGNNVNNLGYTLQDQMSFNSAGGGRGGGGRGGMRMMGGGGSGSNNPGITRNWNTGLNFNQDFNKKLIVNGSYLFNDTKTDIEQKTARQTFSVIKGTPSTTYDNSNSSSQSDNANNRFAGRVEYTIDTLHSLIFSPTVSLTNGNSYTVSNSQTLNTAKDTVNKGTTYNDGQGINQNVGGTLLFRKRFKKAGRTLSANFSYNNSNNQQQNYIQSSIKYFAADSLVTFNQSNQVNTDSRNAGMNLTYTEPIGRDRYLEANYGITKYNSNSTKYTFDYDNVKGTYSIMNDSLSNHFTNSTVNQQAGFAIRTNKLKYDYSIGLNVLFNNLDNTTHSFLTGKDSLIRQHTVNFSPQASFNYMFAKSKRLRINYNGSTSQPTVQQLAPVPDNSNPLYIQLGNPDLKPSFTNNLNVMYNTFNNVTFRGMFARLNGSFVVNQIINATTLDTSTGKQTVKPVNVNGNFNLSGMIHNSIPLSRTPGQNLNTGTSVNYSNSMIENNGVSGSSTTLTISQSVNVNYMYKELFDAMVGGSVNFNATNYSHSAATAAGNTRYFDYNVNADVNFNLPLGFMIGSDVTCTMSRGRQAGYNLTSTMWNANVAKYVFPKKQGLIKIQGFDLLRQHISVSRAVADNYIQDVQSNVLQQYFMISFTYFLNKFGGSNQPNKGMRMGMPGGFPGGGFRQRNF; via the coding sequence ATGAAGAAACTTTTACAAGTCCTGCTGATACTGGGTTTGGGACTATTGCACGCACAAGCCCAGGCTCAGCAGGGAAAAATCAAAGGCCAGCTGACCGACTCCACTACCAAAGAACCGCTACCGGCAGCAACGGTAGTATTACTGTATGCTAAAGATTCCAGTGTTATAACCACCACGCTCACAGATAACAAAGGGAACTTTGAACTGAATAACATATCCGATGGCGGATACCGTCTGTACGTAACCTTTCTCGGCTATAAAGCCATCAATAAACGACTGCAAATCTCCCCGGATCACAACCAGGTTTCAATGGGCAATATTGCCATGGCACAGAAAGGAGTAACCCTGGGCACGGTGGAAATACTGGATGAAAAACCACCTATTGTTGTCAAGAAAGATACACTGGAGTTCAACGCCGATGCATTCAAAACACGGGAAAACGCAGTGGTGGAAGACCTCCTGAAGAAAATACCCGGCGTTACCGTTGATAAAGATGGTGCCATCACGGCACAGGGCGAAACTGTCACCAAAGTATTTGTTGATGGCAAACCGTTTTTCGGCAGCGATCCAAAGATGGCCACCAAAAACCTCCCTGCCAATATCATCGATAAAGTACAGGTGATAGACCGCAAATCAGATCAGGCACAGTTCACGCAGATCGACGACGGGCAGACGGAGAAAACGATTAATATCACCATAAAGAAAGATAAAAAGAAAGGCATGTTCGGACGCGCAACTGCCGGATACGGCACTGACGACCGTTTCGGATTAAGCATGAGCCTGAACCGTTTCCGTGAAAATCAACAACTGTCGCTGTTGGGCGGAGGCAACAACGTGAATAACCTGGGCTATACGCTTCAGGATCAGATGTCGTTCAACTCCGCCGGAGGTGGCAGGGGAGGAGGAGGCCGTGGCGGGATGCGGATGATGGGCGGAGGCGGCAGTGGCTCCAATAACCCGGGTATCACACGCAACTGGAACACCGGGCTCAATTTCAATCAGGATTTCAATAAAAAACTTATCGTCAATGGCAGCTATTTGTTTAATGATACCAAAACAGATATCGAGCAGAAAACAGCCCGCCAAACATTCTCTGTGATCAAAGGCACGCCGAGTACCACCTACGATAACAGCAATTCTTCTTCCCAGTCGGATAATGCGAACAACCGCTTTGCCGGACGGGTGGAGTATACTATCGATACGCTGCATTCACTGATATTTTCACCTACCGTTTCACTGACTAACGGTAACAGCTATACGGTATCTAACAGCCAAACACTCAACACAGCAAAAGATACCGTCAACAAAGGCACTACGTATAACGACGGACAGGGCATCAATCAGAACGTTGGCGGCACCCTGCTTTTCCGGAAACGGTTCAAAAAAGCAGGGCGTACACTCAGCGCCAATTTCAGCTACAACAACAGCAATAACCAGCAGCAGAACTACATACAATCCAGTATCAAATACTTTGCGGCCGACAGCCTCGTGACCTTTAACCAGAGCAACCAGGTAAACACCGACAGCCGCAATGCAGGCATGAATCTCACTTACACTGAGCCAATCGGAAGGGATCGTTACCTGGAAGCCAATTACGGCATCACCAAATACAATAGTAACAGCACCAAATACACTTTCGATTACGACAATGTCAAGGGAACGTACAGCATCATGAATGATTCGCTGAGTAACCATTTTACTAACAGCACCGTGAATCAACAGGCAGGATTTGCAATAAGAACGAACAAGCTGAAATATGACTACTCCATTGGATTAAACGTGTTGTTCAACAATCTTGATAATACCACCCATTCCTTTTTAACCGGGAAAGACAGCCTTATCCGGCAACATACGGTTAACTTCTCGCCACAGGCATCGTTCAACTACATGTTTGCCAAAAGCAAAAGGCTGCGCATTAACTATAATGGCAGCACTAGTCAGCCCACCGTACAGCAGCTGGCTCCTGTTCCGGACAACAGTAATCCGCTGTATATTCAACTTGGTAACCCGGACCTGAAGCCGTCTTTCACCAATAACCTGAATGTGATGTATAACACATTCAACAACGTTACTTTCCGTGGTATGTTCGCAAGACTGAATGGTTCATTTGTAGTAAACCAGATCATCAATGCCACTACACTGGATACCAGCACCGGTAAACAAACCGTAAAACCGGTGAATGTAAATGGTAACTTCAACCTTTCCGGTATGATACATAATTCCATCCCGCTCTCCAGAACACCAGGCCAGAACCTGAACACAGGTACTTCTGTCAATTATAGCAATAGTATGATAGAGAACAATGGCGTTTCTGGCAGCTCCACAACGCTGACCATCTCACAATCTGTCAATGTGAATTACATGTACAAGGAGCTGTTCGACGCAATGGTTGGCGGCAGCGTTAATTTCAACGCCACCAACTATTCGCACTCGGCAGCCACTGCTGCCGGCAATACCAGGTATTTCGATTATAATGTCAACGCAGACGTAAACTTCAATCTGCCACTCGGATTCATGATAGGCAGCGATGTTACCTGTACCATGAGTCGCGGCAGGCAGGCGGGCTACAATCTGACTTCCACCATGTGGAATGCCAATGTTGCCAAGTATGTATTCCCCAAGAAACAGGGGCTGATCAAAATACAGGGATTTGATCTGCTGAGGCAGCATATCAGCGTATCCCGGGCAGTGGCCGACAACTATATCCAGGACGTGCAGAGCAATGTATTGCAGCAATATTTCATGATCAGCTTCACCTATTTCCTGAACAAGTTCGGAGGTTCCAACCAGCCTAATAAAGGTATGAGAATGGGTATGCCCGGAGGATTCCCTGGCGGAGGATTCAGACAGAGAAATTTTTAA
- a CDS encoding GLPGLI family protein — MNRTIRLLFAAAALLSSGSLFAQQSGVIEYEVTAQTDPERMRGFQRGGGEGDDSRQIPDVITFKQIFTFNNNLGKITTERPDFGGQGGRRQRPDGDTSRGPRRNGFGMRGNNAQYVDLANKKYEQVFTTFGDDKKTYYTEEDYIVTANSKSSDKTKKIAGYICKKATIQLKDDTYTVWYTTELPFSFSPINGLLPENNAVVLAAEGGRRAFNATSISLKPVTDAELALPAGAEKVTPEKMRDIRREEMEKLRKRQPQM; from the coding sequence ATGAACCGAACTATCCGTTTACTATTTGCAGCAGCAGCCCTGCTCTCTTCCGGATCTTTATTCGCTCAGCAATCCGGCGTTATTGAATACGAAGTGACTGCCCAAACCGACCCTGAACGTATGCGTGGTTTTCAACGCGGTGGGGGCGAGGGCGATGATTCCCGCCAGATCCCCGATGTGATTACTTTCAAACAAATCTTTACTTTCAACAACAACCTTGGCAAGATTACTACCGAACGTCCTGATTTCGGCGGCCAGGGCGGCAGAAGGCAACGCCCCGATGGCGACACCAGCCGCGGCCCCCGCAGGAACGGTTTCGGCATGAGAGGCAACAACGCACAGTATGTGGACCTCGCCAATAAAAAATACGAACAGGTTTTCACTACGTTCGGCGACGATAAGAAAACTTATTACACCGAGGAAGATTATATCGTTACAGCGAACAGCAAATCTTCTGACAAGACAAAAAAAATCGCCGGCTATATCTGTAAAAAGGCCACTATACAGTTAAAGGACGATACATACACTGTTTGGTACACCACCGAATTACCCTTCAGTTTTTCTCCCATAAACGGGCTGCTGCCTGAAAATAATGCAGTAGTGCTGGCAGCTGAAGGTGGCCGTCGCGCATTCAATGCCACCAGTATAAGCCTTAAACCAGTTACAGATGCCGAGCTGGCATTGCCTGCCGGCGCCGAAAAAGTAACGCCCGAAAAAATGAGAGATATCCGGAGGGAAGAAATGGAGAAATTACGTAAGCGGCAACCACAAATGTAA
- a CDS encoding HAMP domain-containing sensor histidine kinase, translated as MSVCILGIFLFQGYWLYNSYKLREEQFNKEINESLRTAVFNKQFSDVRRYIRYFGKDKDSLKSPTMKGLADQLEEIGVPKGKRFRPRKPDWDDHFPGPGHPPEGFPGDSHARNYADTLARQISEFLITSNLSNDSTNLKKLDSVFRVELTNRQINTPYRLDTFHISYSGFARETFRDSLRRREPRRTSKIPFNPASSLFVQASFDSPLQFILQKMIWTLLASVVLLVLTTVSFLYMLRTILKQKKLSEVKNDFINNMTHELKTPIATVSAAVEALQNFNALNDQRKTQTYLDISKNELQRLSDLVEKVLHIAAEEKEDIELYREETDLNEIIDNILSNHQLKATKQLQIRYDNKIGDRTVYVDKTHLANAINNLVDNAIKYSGDLVQLYIQTSLENGTLKIRVKDNGIGIPKVYQNSIFDKFFRVPTGNLHNVKGFGLGLSYVQKIVEMHGGTIQVTSEPDKGSEFIITIPSSAL; from the coding sequence ATGTCTGTCTGTATCCTGGGTATATTTTTATTCCAGGGCTACTGGCTGTACAATTCCTATAAACTCCGGGAAGAACAATTCAACAAAGAGATCAATGAATCGTTGCGGACAGCGGTTTTCAACAAACAGTTTTCCGATGTACGCCGTTATATCCGGTATTTTGGTAAAGACAAAGATTCTCTGAAATCCCCTACGATGAAAGGGCTGGCAGACCAGCTGGAAGAGATCGGGGTACCCAAGGGTAAGCGGTTCCGGCCAAGAAAGCCCGACTGGGACGATCATTTCCCCGGTCCGGGGCATCCTCCGGAAGGTTTTCCGGGTGATTCACATGCCCGGAACTATGCCGATACCCTGGCCCGCCAGATCTCGGAATTCCTCATAACCAGTAATTTAAGTAACGATAGTACCAACCTGAAGAAGCTGGATTCGGTATTCCGGGTAGAGCTGACCAACCGGCAGATCAACACCCCTTACCGGCTCGATACTTTTCATATCAGCTATAGTGGTTTTGCCCGGGAAACTTTCCGCGACAGCCTCCGCAGGCGGGAGCCGCGGCGAACGTCAAAAATTCCGTTCAATCCGGCCAGCAGCCTTTTTGTACAGGCCAGTTTCGATTCTCCCCTGCAGTTTATTCTGCAGAAGATGATCTGGACATTACTGGCTTCCGTGGTGCTGCTGGTACTGACTACCGTAAGCTTCCTGTATATGCTGCGGACTATTCTCAAACAGAAGAAGCTGTCGGAGGTAAAGAACGACTTTATCAACAACATGACGCATGAGCTGAAAACTCCCATTGCTACAGTATCTGCAGCAGTAGAAGCGTTGCAGAATTTCAATGCACTGAACGATCAGCGCAAGACGCAGACATACCTGGATATCTCGAAAAATGAACTGCAGCGGCTGTCGGATCTTGTAGAAAAAGTATTACATATTGCAGCAGAAGAGAAGGAAGATATAGAGTTATACCGGGAAGAAACAGACCTTAATGAGATCATCGATAATATACTTTCCAATCATCAGCTGAAAGCAACAAAGCAATTACAGATCAGGTACGATAACAAGATCGGTGACAGGACGGTATACGTTGACAAAACACATCTCGCTAACGCTATTAACAACCTGGTTGACAATGCTATCAAGTATTCAGGTGACCTGGTACAATTATACATACAAACCAGCCTGGAGAATGGTACACTGAAGATCCGGGTAAAGGATAACGGGATTGGTATTCCCAAAGTTTATCAGAACAGTATCTTTGATAAGTTTTTCCGGGTGCCCACCGGCAACCTGCATAACGTAAAAGGCTTCGGACTGGGGCTGAGTTATGTACAGAAGATTGTAGAAATGCATGGAGGAACCATTCAGGTTACCAGCGAGCCCGACAAGGGCAGTGAGTTTATTATTACCATCCCGTCATCTGCTTTATAA